GTTGACGGCCAAAATGGGTGGCCGGCCGTTGGCCCGGATGTATTCCTGCGTGAGCGGGGTGAAGGCCGTGGTGTAGCCGGCGTTGTAGCTCATATTGAGCTCCCACGGAATGTCGAAATCGACGTAGTCGGCGTAGTAGTTGGGCGGGCCCACCGTGCCCAGCGAAGGCGTGTTGGACGGCGCCACGGCCCGCGGCACGGCGCTTTTCTTCTTGCCCGAAGCCGGGTTGAAGGCGTAGTTGGTGGAAAAAACGGCCGACTCCAGGCGCAGCAGCCGGCGCGGGTTGGCCTCGAAGAGGTACTTGTTGATGGTGCGGCCCGAGGCGGTGCGCTGGTAGGGGTCGAAGACGAAGCTGCTGTTGAAGGCGAGCTTTTTGGCCAGCTGGGTGCGGAAGCTCACGCCCAGCTTGGACAGGCGCTGGGTGTCGGCCGCGAAGTTGTAGCTGAGATTCAAATCGAGCCCTTCGATGAGGCTGACCTTGCGGAAGGGGTTGAGGCCGGTGGTGTCGTTTTCATCCCGGATTTTAAGCTCTACCGCGTTCTGCAGCTGAAACGACAGCAGGCTTTGGCGGTTGCTGGTGGGCGCCCCAAACAGGAAGTTGTCGTAGGAATTGAAGGTGTAAGCGTTGAGCGCCCGCGGGTCCGTCACCACGCGGCCAAACTGGTCCACGAAGCCGGTGAGGACGTCCTGCCCCTGCAGGTACACCGGCACGCCCTGCGGAAAATTCTTGTCGCGCCCCAGCGCCGGGGCGTAGGTGTAGGTAAGGCTGGGCGTCACCTTGTGGCGCAGGGCCTGAATCTTGTGGGTGCCTTTGCGCACAATGGTGCCGTAGAACGTGGTGTTGAGGCTGGCCCCGCCCGAGTAGGTGCTCACGCGGTTGAAGCCGTATACCGTGTCGATGCGCACGGCCTGGGCCACGGGGCTGTAGCGGTAGCGCAGGCTCTGGGCGTACCACACCTCGCCGTAGTTCACGGTGGGGCTCAGCTTGAAGTACGGCCCCAGGTTGTAGGAGCCCAGCCCGATGCCGAACTGGTGCTGCACGCCGTTGCGGGAGTTGCGCAGCAGCTTGCCCACGTTGCTGAAGCTAAACGGAATGCGGCTGACGTCGGTGGTGCCGCCCAGCAGGGGCAGGCCGTTGCTCAGCGAGCGGGCGCTCACTTGGTTGCTCAGCTCGTTGCGGGCAATGAGGTTGTAGCTCAGCGTGAACTGCTCGTAGGAGCTGGCGCCGAACTTGCCGCCCGCGCCGGGCTTGATGCCGAACCACTGATAAGGGTATTGCCGGGCCACGCCCACGCTGATGTCGGGCAGCGTGAAGGTCATGGTGCCGTCGGTGCCCTGGCTCTGGCTCAGGCGCACGTCGTAGTTGATAGGCGAGTTCCGAATCTGCTTCGAGTAGCTGATGGTGGAGCTGAACTGCGTCGACACGTTGCGCCGCACGTCGAGGCTGTTGATGCGGTTGTAGCTGCTGGTGCCCGCGTTCACGCTGGCCGAGAAGCGCCCGCCGCCGGGCTTGGGCACCGGCGTGTGGTTCCAGGTAATCCAGAAGGAGTTTTCGGACGGCGGCTTGATGTACTCGGGGCCGGTGCTGAGAGAGCCCGGGTCCAGTATCTGGGCCGTGGGGCGGGTGGTGAAGCGGAAGTTGAAGTTGCCCTGGTACGTGTAGCGCTTCAGGTACGTCACGTCGGCGGTGGCGCCCCAACCGCCGAAGGTTTGGGCATTGCCGGCGTACACGTCGCCCGTGAGGCGCACCCCGATGTAGTCATTCGGGGCGAAGTAGTAGCCCCCGTTGGTGAGGTAGTAGCCGCGGTCGGCCGCCTGCCCAAAGGTGGGAATGAGCACGCCCGAGCCGCGGCTCTTGTTGGGCGTGGGAAAGAAGCCGAACAAAAAGCCCAGCGGCGTGGGCACGTCGCCAATCACCAGGTTGAATGGGCCGGTCACCACCTTGTCGCCCGGAATCACCTTCATTTTCTTGGCCTGAATGTAGAAGTGCGGGTGCTCCAGGTTGCAGGTGGTGTAGCGCCCCATCAGGCCGTTGATGTCGCCGTTGGGCAGGCGCTTGATGACCTGGGCGCCCACGTAGCCTTCGCCCTGCGTGGTCACGGCTTCGGTCACCTTGGCCTTGCGGCTTTTGAAGTTGTAGGCAATGCTGCGGGCCTCGTACTTCTGGCCGTTGTCGGTGAGCAGCGGCCGGCCCACCAGCTTGTTCTTCACCGTGTCCTGCTTGCCTTCGGCCTGCATGGTGTTGTTGCCGTAATTCACCGTGATGAG
This DNA window, taken from Hymenobacter sp. 5317J-9, encodes the following:
- a CDS encoding putative LPS assembly protein LptD encodes the protein MPDTLAPGGTTRRPGLTPTDTTGLVNGVSRSGDSLQLAAKRKGQIETTINYKAQDSIQFDVTKKVARLYDNASVVYGKTDLKAALITVNYGNNTMQAEGKQDTVKNKLVGRPLLTDNGQKYEARSIAYNFKSRKAKVTEAVTTQGEGYVGAQVIKRLPNGDINGLMGRYTTCNLEHPHFYIQAKKMKVIPGDKVVTGPFNLVIGDVPTPLGFLFGFFPTPNKSRGSGVLIPTFGQAADRGYYLTNGGYYFAPNDYIGVRLTGDVYAGNAQTFGGWGATADVTYLKRYTYQGNFNFRFTTRPTAQILDPGSLSTGPEYIKPPSENSFWITWNHTPVPKPGGGRFSASVNAGTSSYNRINSLDVRRNVSTQFSSTISYSKQIRNSPINYDVRLSQSQGTDGTMTFTLPDISVGVARQYPYQWFGIKPGAGGKFGASSYEQFTLSYNLIARNELSNQVSARSLSNGLPLLGGTTDVSRIPFSFSNVGKLLRNSRNGVQHQFGIGLGSYNLGPYFKLSPTVNYGEVWYAQSLRYRYSPVAQAVRIDTVYGFNRVSTYSGGASLNTTFYGTIVRKGTHKIQALRHKVTPSLTYTYAPALGRDKNFPQGVPVYLQGQDVLTGFVDQFGRVVTDPRALNAYTFNSYDNFLFGAPTSNRQSLLSFQLQNAVELKIRDENDTTGLNPFRKVSLIEGLDLNLSYNFAADTQRLSKLGVSFRTQLAKKLAFNSSFVFDPYQRTASGRTINKYLFEANPRRLLRLESAVFSTNYAFNPASGKKKSAVPRAVAPSNTPSLGTVGPPNYYADYVDFDIPWELNMSYNAGYTTAFTPLTQEYIRANGRPPILAVNTIRADGSVKLTENLRLTTSFGYDFTSQAVTFPTVSFFRDLHCWQINGTWIPFGQYKGYNFTIAAKSSLLQDLKINRNRTVQFQ